A single genomic interval of Carassius carassius chromosome 24, fCarCar2.1, whole genome shotgun sequence harbors:
- the LOC132103652 gene encoding nuclear factor 7, brain-like, translating to MASKRPFTEEDFTCPVCCDIFSDPVLLRCGHSVCRDCIQQYWTTKGSRECPLCRKRSTKNPPVNLALKNLSLAFLDYRGPSEELCEVHRERLSLFCLHDEEFMCVVCRESHQHRNHACRPVSEIAEEHKRVFRCELDLLTRKKKILEHAKFKCSHQAEHIRHQASHTENSIRKDFKHLHQLLYDEEKALLVALRKEKNQKTQVMKNKIAKINEEILSLPETIKELRGKLHTGNVQFLQNFKDMLERAQNMNQEAETIQGGLIDTAEYLGNLKFTVWSKIRASISYTPVVLDPNTANSQLILSEDLTCVRDRDEQEEEDIVGVQLPDNPERFDRCPCVLGSVGYSSGTHIWDVDVGDSTFWMLGVTTESAKRKGTNSFPSEVWCIGYDNNTLSIKAPQESCISLICCEKPKQVRVNLDLDKGQISFSDPFSKTLYHTFTTRYTEKFFPFFCSLCSISSLRILPVVKLSN from the exons ATGGCGTCGAAACGTCCCTTTACTGAAGAGGACTTTACGTGTCCTGTTTGCTGTGACATTTTCAGTGATCCCGTGTTGCTTCGGTGTGGCCACAGTGTGTGTAGAGACTGTATCCAACAATACTGGACGACCAAAGGTTCAAGAGAATGTCCGCTGTGCCGAAAAAGATCCACCAAGAACCCTCCGGTAAACCTGGCTCTGAAAAACTTGAGTCTCGCTTTCCTGGATTACCGGGGCCCATCAGAGGAGCTGTGCGAGGTTCACCGGGAGAGACTGAGTCTGTTCTGTCTGCATGATGAAGAGTTTATGTGTGTGGTTTGCAGAGAGTCACACCAACACAGAAATCACGCGTGCCGTCCTGTCAGTGAGATCGCTGAGGAACATAAG AGAGTTTTTCGCTGTGAACTGGATCTCTTGACTAGAAAAAAGAAGATTCTAGAACATGCCAAATTTAAATGCAGTCACCAAGCTGAGCATATACGT CACCAGGCCAGTCACACAGAGAACTCCATCAGAAAAGACTTTAAGCATCTTCACCAGCTTTTATATGATGAAGAAAAAGCCTTGCTTGTTGCACTGAGGAAGGAAAAGAACCAGAAAACACAGGTCATGAAAAACAAAATTGCGAAGATTAATGAAGAAATATTATCTCTGCCAGAAACTATCAAAGAACTGAGAGGTAAATTGCATACTGGGAACGTCCAGTTTCTTCAG AACTTCAAGGACATGTTGGAGAG AGCCCAGAACATGAACCAAGAAGCAGAAACAATTCAAGGAGGGCTCATTGATACCGCAGAATACCTGGGCAATTTGAAGTTCACAGTGTGGTCGAAAATAAGAGCGTCTATCAGTTACA CTCCTGTGGTGCTTGATCCAAACACTGCTAACTCTCAGCTTATACTGTCTGAAGATCTGACATGTGTGAGGGACCGAGATGAGCAAGAAGAGGAAGACATAGTTGGAGTGCAGCTTCCTGATAACCCGGAGAGGTTTGATAGGTGTCCCTGTGTTCTGGGCTCTGTGGGCTATTCCTCAGGGACACACATATGGGATGTGGATGTGGGCGACAGCACTTTCTGGATGCTGGGTGTCACTACAGAGTCTGCCAAGAGAAAAGGAACCAACAGCTTCCCCAGTGAGGTCTGGTGCATCGGCTATGACAACAACACACTCAGTATAAAGGCTCCTCAGGAGTCATGCATCTCTCTCATTTGTTGTGAGAAACCAAAGCAAGTGAGAGTGAATCTCGATTTAGATAAAGGACAGATTTCATTTTCTGATCCTTTCAGCAAAACACTCTATCATACATTCACAACCAGATACACTGAGAAGTTCTTTCCATTCTTCTGCAGTCTGTGCAGCATTTCTTCTCTAAGGATTCTGCCTGTGGTCAAGCTCTCTAATTAA